From Phaeocystidibacter marisrubri, the proteins below share one genomic window:
- a CDS encoding NAD(P)/FAD-dependent oxidoreductase, which yields MKKTVVIGGNFAGFTAALEVKRRGGDEYEVLVIDKSPVFLFIPSLIWVPFRRREMKDITIRKDVIFKKKGVDFMLAEALQVDPDHNMVRTDKGDVHYDELVIATGPKVKYDVAPGVAEYATYIGTPKGAMDIRKRLEEFEVNPGPVVIGATQSAGCMGAAYEFLFNFEKWLRDKKIRKKVDLHWITPEPYVGHFGIDGMVGAETMLKTFMNMFNIHFHTEVGVEKMDAHTITLTNGEELPHAFTMLMPPFIGVDFVTKSPQLGATAAGYIPVGEDYRHPVYPNVWAAGIAVDVKLPFTPGKVPFGSPKTGYPSDETGKIVAKNIIKVHKGDKNLIKKAWGAIPGLCVMDAGKKEVLIISNHLFKPRSFAVMIPNVLYDFNKVLFEKYFLWKTRHGYSFLP from the coding sequence ATGAAAAAGACAGTAGTAATCGGAGGCAATTTTGCCGGCTTCACCGCCGCGTTAGAGGTAAAGCGCCGCGGTGGAGATGAATATGAGGTTTTGGTAATTGACAAGAGCCCCGTATTCCTATTTATTCCAAGTTTAATCTGGGTGCCTTTCCGTAGAAGAGAAATGAAAGACATCACTATCCGCAAGGATGTCATCTTCAAGAAAAAAGGAGTCGACTTCATGCTTGCGGAGGCTTTACAAGTAGACCCTGACCACAACATGGTTAGAACCGACAAAGGAGATGTCCACTATGACGAACTTGTCATTGCCACAGGACCTAAAGTTAAATACGACGTAGCTCCAGGCGTTGCGGAATACGCCACATATATAGGCACTCCAAAAGGAGCGATGGATATTCGCAAAAGACTTGAAGAGTTTGAAGTGAACCCTGGCCCCGTAGTCATTGGTGCTACCCAAAGCGCTGGCTGTATGGGTGCTGCCTATGAGTTCCTCTTCAACTTTGAAAAGTGGCTTCGCGATAAAAAAATTCGCAAAAAGGTGGATCTCCACTGGATTACTCCAGAACCGTACGTAGGTCACTTTGGAATTGATGGAATGGTCGGTGCTGAAACCATGCTCAAAACCTTCATGAACATGTTTAACATCCACTTCCACACTGAAGTTGGTGTCGAAAAGATGGATGCCCATACCATTACATTGACCAATGGTGAAGAACTTCCACATGCATTCACGATGTTGATGCCGCCATTTATTGGAGTGGACTTCGTCACAAAGAGTCCACAATTGGGAGCAACAGCTGCAGGTTATATTCCAGTGGGTGAAGACTACCGTCACCCGGTATATCCCAATGTTTGGGCAGCCGGAATTGCAGTAGATGTTAAACTTCCCTTCACCCCGGGTAAAGTTCCTTTTGGTAGCCCTAAAACAGGCTACCCAAGCGATGAAACAGGAAAAATTGTAGCCAAGAATATCATCAAGGTTCACAAAGGAGATAAAAACCTAATCAAAAAAGCATGGGGCGCTATCCCTGGACTCTGTGTCATGGATGCTGGTAAAAAAGAGGTATTGATTATCAGTAATCACCTTTTCAAACCTAGAAGCTTTGCGGTCATGATACCGAACGTGCTTTACGACTTTAACAAAGTCTTGTTTGAGAAATACTTCCTCTGGAAGACACGCCACGGTTATAGCTTCTTACCGTAG
- a CDS encoding DUF1508 domain-containing protein — MSEANPHPERDTWEFYKDEADLWRWRRTAVNGRIVGASSQGYHNRQDCVDNAERNGWE, encoded by the coding sequence ATGTCAGAAGCAAATCCACATCCAGAAAGAGACACTTGGGAATTTTACAAAGACGAAGCCGATCTGTGGCGATGGAGAAGAACCGCTGTGAACGGACGCATTGTTGGAGCGAGTTCTCAGGGATATCACAACCGACAAGATTGTGTTGACAATGCGGAGAGAAACGGTTGGGAATAA
- a CDS encoding PAS domain-containing sensor histidine kinase, translating into MKSKIKTNTDWFSHYWADRNSVWVRVTKDNNVEVFPGGQNILPLPEGDALDLGELPTSLISAVYRVRKSRATEWLQFTGRNERCLSARVEFKADASVFIDIDLRCQPNFDWSRYDGFSVGVLIADASKNLVYANESAANLLGYSTAQEVLLQNPSELLHPDDWQNVKRLFAERRAEGSSHIEDVFRFRRREGGDKWLKAVVSPITDPNNVITHYISVIVSINEEKLIEHRLIRSEERLRSIFYRAQAGVVLANSQGRIIAANSAFCEMVGFESEREARRVSLPEVTVAEDRIREKELFDDLLQNRRSHYRIEKRYIHQDGHTTWTDAIVSAIYEDGKDEPVNYISIVQNIQQAKENEQRMLALNELKDKFFSILSHDLKNPIAAVIGLSDLALHSAKEGKMDDVLEMLNMIQVSSNRVHDLLINVLDWSRSQQGSLTFSPEEVSLDAIIDEVSDLLELSCLQKEVNLITDIPSGTSIKADIHMLKSILLNLTTNALKYTERGGEIVIKVEKTGSGFFFSVEDSGIGMSVDQLERLKHMEPPQRSNGTEDEPGSGLGLILVKEFVQAHGSELMVVSEEGKGSTFSFYLPS; encoded by the coding sequence TTGAAATCAAAAATTAAGACAAATACAGATTGGTTTTCGCACTATTGGGCGGACCGTAATTCTGTATGGGTTCGAGTGACTAAAGATAACAACGTTGAGGTTTTCCCCGGTGGTCAGAATATTCTGCCACTTCCCGAGGGCGATGCTCTGGACCTAGGCGAATTGCCAACATCTTTGATTTCAGCTGTTTACCGAGTTCGAAAGTCGAGGGCTACAGAATGGTTACAGTTTACTGGGAGAAACGAACGTTGTCTTTCAGCACGAGTAGAGTTCAAAGCGGATGCTTCGGTCTTTATCGATATCGATCTTCGTTGTCAGCCGAACTTTGATTGGAGCAGGTACGATGGGTTCTCGGTAGGAGTATTGATCGCGGATGCTTCCAAGAATTTAGTGTATGCCAACGAAAGTGCAGCGAATCTCCTGGGGTATTCGACGGCGCAAGAGGTACTCTTACAAAATCCATCTGAGCTCTTACATCCAGACGATTGGCAAAATGTGAAACGTCTTTTTGCGGAACGACGAGCAGAGGGAAGTAGTCATATTGAAGATGTTTTCCGATTCCGTAGAAGAGAAGGTGGAGACAAGTGGCTCAAAGCCGTTGTTTCTCCTATAACCGACCCCAATAATGTCATCACGCACTACATTTCTGTCATTGTCAGTATCAATGAAGAGAAGCTAATCGAACACCGCTTGATTCGAAGCGAGGAGCGATTGAGATCGATCTTCTATCGCGCTCAAGCTGGGGTGGTATTAGCCAATTCTCAAGGAAGAATTATTGCGGCCAACAGTGCTTTTTGTGAAATGGTCGGATTTGAGTCAGAGAGGGAGGCGCGTAGAGTTTCCTTACCAGAGGTGACGGTCGCTGAAGACCGGATTAGGGAAAAGGAGCTTTTTGATGATCTGCTCCAGAATCGCAGATCCCACTATAGAATCGAGAAGCGCTACATTCATCAGGATGGTCATACGACTTGGACTGATGCCATTGTAAGTGCGATTTATGAAGATGGAAAAGACGAACCAGTCAACTATATTTCCATCGTTCAGAATATACAACAAGCCAAAGAGAACGAACAGCGCATGCTAGCGCTTAACGAGTTGAAAGATAAATTCTTCTCTATCTTAAGTCATGATTTAAAGAACCCAATTGCCGCGGTAATTGGACTGAGTGATCTGGCATTGCACAGCGCTAAGGAAGGCAAAATGGACGATGTACTTGAAATGCTGAACATGATTCAAGTAAGTTCAAATCGCGTTCATGATCTCCTCATCAATGTCTTGGATTGGAGTAGAAGTCAACAAGGAAGTCTTACGTTTTCTCCAGAAGAGGTTTCATTAGATGCCATCATCGACGAAGTTTCTGATCTCTTGGAACTCTCCTGTCTTCAGAAAGAAGTCAACTTGATCACTGATATTCCTAGTGGTACATCTATTAAAGCAGATATTCACATGTTGAAGAGTATTCTGCTGAATCTCACTACAAATGCACTGAAGTATACAGAGCGAGGAGGGGAGATTGTCATAAAGGTTGAAAAAACGGGTTCGGGTTTTTTCTTTTCGGTAGAAGATTCTGGTATTGGGATGTCCGTCGATCAATTAGAGCGACTAAAACACATGGAGCCACCTCAGAGAAGCAATGGCACCGAAGATGAACCTGGAAGTGGATTGGGACTTATCCTCGTGAAAGAGTTCGTCCAAGCCCACGGATCAGAATTAATGGTGGTCTCAGAAGAGGGGAAAGGTTCAACGTTCAGCTTTTATTTGCCTTCATGA
- a CDS encoding alpha-ketoacid dehydrogenase subunit alpha/beta, with protein sequence MSNTIEKSTTETQYKQIVLNDYKLAVTSREASLIGRREVLTGKAKFGIFGDGKELAQIAWAKAFKNGDFRSGYYRDQTFMMAIGQLTVQEFFASLYATTDTELEPASGGRQMNGHFATRSLDENGNWVNLTEQKNSSADISPTAGQMPRLLGLAQASKVYRNVEAIANSEKFSKSGNEVAWGTIGNASTSEGLFFETINAAGVLQVPMVISVWDDEYGISVHAKHQTTKQNISEILKGFQTDENGQGYEILHTKGWDYASLVETFEKAGAIAREKHVPVLVHVREMTQPQGHSTSGSHERYKSPERLQWEKEHDCIVKFRQFIEEAGIGTAEELDAIEKEAKKSARDQKAAAWKDFNVSIKAEISEAVALLEGVVSLNGEIQTLIDNLKGLMDPLHKDAVSAVRRALWILRGENNDDKMALVRWLNGQEAVNRDRYNTHLYSESAQSALNVTPVEAEYATDEEVDARVIMRDNFDAILAKYPEVLIFGEDSGKIGDVNQGLEGLQEKYGEIRVSDTGIREATILGQGIGMAMRGLRPIAEIQYLDYLLYALQIMSDDLATVQYRTKGGQKAPVIVRTRGHRLEGIWHSGSPMGTIINSIRGIHVCVPRNMTKAAGFYNTLLESDEPALVIECLNGYRLKEKMPSNLGDFKTPLGIPEVIREGSDVTLVTYGSNCRIAMEAAEELAKMDIQIEVIDVQTLLPFDIHHSIVERLAKTNRLLVFDEDVNGGASAFILQQILETQGGYRYLDSAPQTLTSKDHRPAYGTDGDYFSKPSVDDVVEAIYNMMSELNPNAFPKMK encoded by the coding sequence ATGTCGAATACCATCGAAAAATCTACCACTGAGACCCAATACAAACAAATCGTACTCAACGATTACAAACTCGCTGTTACCAGTAGAGAAGCCAGTTTGATTGGTCGACGTGAAGTTCTAACCGGAAAAGCCAAGTTTGGTATTTTCGGTGACGGAAAAGAGCTCGCACAAATTGCATGGGCTAAAGCATTTAAGAATGGCGACTTCCGAAGCGGATACTACCGTGACCAAACCTTCATGATGGCCATTGGTCAGCTTACGGTTCAAGAATTCTTTGCAAGTCTTTACGCCACTACCGATACAGAATTGGAGCCCGCTTCAGGCGGTCGCCAAATGAATGGTCACTTTGCCACTCGAAGCTTAGACGAGAATGGCAATTGGGTAAACCTCACAGAACAAAAGAACTCCTCTGCAGATATTTCTCCTACTGCCGGACAAATGCCTCGCCTACTAGGATTGGCTCAGGCATCGAAGGTGTACAGAAACGTTGAAGCCATCGCTAATAGCGAGAAGTTTAGCAAATCGGGAAATGAAGTTGCTTGGGGGACCATTGGAAATGCTTCCACTTCAGAAGGTCTCTTCTTTGAGACCATCAATGCTGCTGGTGTGCTACAAGTTCCTATGGTCATTAGTGTTTGGGATGATGAATACGGAATTTCCGTTCACGCCAAGCACCAAACAACCAAGCAGAATATCTCAGAAATTCTCAAGGGATTCCAAACGGATGAAAACGGCCAAGGCTACGAAATTCTTCATACCAAGGGATGGGATTACGCATCTCTAGTTGAAACCTTCGAAAAAGCAGGCGCAATTGCCCGAGAAAAACATGTACCTGTATTGGTACACGTTCGTGAAATGACTCAACCACAAGGGCACTCTACTTCAGGTAGCCACGAGCGCTACAAGAGTCCAGAAAGACTACAGTGGGAAAAAGAGCACGACTGTATTGTCAAGTTCCGTCAATTCATTGAAGAGGCTGGAATTGGAACCGCCGAAGAACTAGATGCCATTGAAAAAGAAGCGAAGAAATCTGCTCGCGATCAAAAGGCGGCGGCTTGGAAAGACTTCAACGTTAGCATCAAAGCTGAAATCTCCGAGGCTGTTGCCCTTCTCGAAGGAGTGGTTTCCTTGAATGGTGAAATTCAAACGCTTATTGATAATCTCAAGGGCTTGATGGATCCATTGCACAAAGACGCAGTCAGTGCTGTTCGTCGCGCGCTTTGGATTTTGAGAGGAGAAAACAACGACGATAAAATGGCCTTGGTTCGTTGGTTGAATGGTCAAGAAGCCGTTAACCGCGATCGGTACAACACGCACCTCTACAGTGAAAGTGCACAAAGTGCATTGAATGTCACTCCTGTTGAGGCTGAATATGCTACCGATGAAGAAGTTGATGCTCGTGTCATCATGAGAGACAACTTTGATGCGATCCTCGCTAAGTACCCAGAAGTACTCATTTTTGGTGAAGACAGCGGCAAGATTGGTGATGTAAACCAAGGATTAGAAGGTCTTCAAGAGAAATACGGCGAAATTCGCGTTAGTGATACCGGAATTCGCGAAGCAACCATCTTGGGTCAGGGAATTGGAATGGCCATGAGAGGTCTTCGTCCAATTGCTGAAATTCAATACCTCGATTACCTTCTCTATGCCCTACAAATCATGAGCGATGACTTGGCTACGGTTCAATACAGAACCAAGGGTGGTCAGAAAGCGCCAGTGATTGTGAGAACACGTGGCCACCGTCTAGAAGGCATTTGGCACAGTGGCTCACCAATGGGAACCATCATTAACAGCATTCGCGGAATTCACGTTTGCGTACCACGAAACATGACCAAGGCCGCTGGTTTCTACAATACCTTGCTCGAATCTGACGAGCCTGCTTTGGTAATTGAATGTCTAAATGGATATCGTCTGAAAGAAAAGATGCCTAGCAATCTTGGAGATTTCAAAACTCCATTGGGTATTCCAGAAGTGATTCGCGAAGGTTCTGACGTTACTCTCGTTACCTATGGTTCCAACTGCAGAATCGCAATGGAAGCTGCCGAAGAGCTAGCAAAAATGGACATACAAATTGAAGTGATTGACGTTCAAACCTTGCTTCCATTTGATATCCACCACAGCATTGTAGAACGACTTGCAAAAACCAATCGACTGTTGGTGTTTGACGAAGACGTAAACGGTGGTGCAAGCGCCTTCATCTTGCAACAAATTTTGGAAACACAAGGCGGATATCGATACTTGGATTCAGCTCCTCAAACACTAACATCTAAGGATCACAGACCTGCTTACGGAACCGATGGTGATTATTTTTCAAAACCATCCGTAGACGACGTTGTAGAAGCTATCTACAATATGATGAGCGAGTTAAATCCCAATGCTTTTCCTAAAATGAAATAA
- a CDS encoding DUF2892 domain-containing protein — protein MLNKIIRLGLTALVLVWAIIEFADGHIGNGIFITLLSGIVLFTYFRHERMIMALWYMRKQDMAKAAKHVNAIKNPDQSLTKGQVAYWYFLKGVLESQTNMNKAESYMRKALNTGLRMKQDQAMAKLQLAGIAMSRRRKREAQALLTEAKKLDTRGMLDDQIKMFKQQLKRI, from the coding sequence ATGTTGAATAAAATCATTCGTCTCGGACTTACCGCTCTCGTTCTTGTATGGGCCATCATCGAATTTGCTGATGGACACATCGGAAACGGAATTTTCATCACTTTGCTTTCGGGCATTGTGCTCTTCACCTACTTCCGTCACGAGCGCATGATTATGGCCTTGTGGTACATGCGTAAACAAGACATGGCTAAAGCGGCTAAACATGTGAATGCCATTAAAAATCCCGATCAATCGCTCACGAAGGGTCAAGTGGCGTACTGGTACTTCCTCAAAGGTGTTCTTGAATCTCAAACCAATATGAATAAAGCGGAGAGCTACATGCGCAAGGCTTTGAACACTGGATTGAGAATGAAGCAAGATCAGGCTATGGCCAAACTCCAACTCGCAGGAATTGCCATGTCTCGTCGCCGTAAGCGTGAAGCACAAGCACTTCTCACAGAAGCTAAGAAGTTGGACACTCGCGGAATGCTTGACGATCAAATCAAGATGTTTAAGCAGCAATTGAAGCGCATATAA
- a CDS encoding RsmB/NOP family class I SAM-dependent RNA methyltransferase has product MRMFPNTVAGVIEALETSFGKGIYADKVVERILRSNKKWGSRDRSFVAEHTYEIVRNWRFLWWLLDMEPSTKRKSLWKLVGVYFLWKGIDLPDWPKFDSIRDFDLPSRLAELPKNIGIEESFPEWFNERAENELGGNWAAIAHNLNVPAYVILRVNTLKSHRADVMEELREAGHTVTELPDSEIGIILEGRPRLNHLPAFQEGRIEVQDGGSQQIAPFTGVTAGQKVIDACAGAGGKTLHLAEMMKNRGSIVSMDIEERKLGELEKRAQRSGINIVKTHPIDSRTTISKYEHWADTLLLDVPCSGTGVIKRDPDTKWKLQPEHLERTLEIQADILERYSNMLRPGGTLVYATCSIFKSENEDQVRNFLENHPEYTLEQEERVNPCEYGDGFYMARLIKND; this is encoded by the coding sequence ATGCGAATGTTTCCGAATACTGTAGCCGGTGTAATCGAAGCTCTAGAGACGAGTTTTGGCAAAGGCATCTACGCCGATAAGGTGGTTGAGCGAATCTTGAGAAGTAACAAAAAGTGGGGTTCTAGAGACCGTTCATTTGTTGCTGAACACACCTATGAAATTGTGCGCAACTGGCGATTCTTATGGTGGTTGTTAGACATGGAGCCATCCACCAAGAGAAAGTCGCTCTGGAAGCTAGTCGGTGTATACTTCCTTTGGAAGGGAATTGATTTACCAGATTGGCCAAAGTTTGATTCCATTCGAGATTTCGACCTCCCAAGTAGATTGGCTGAGCTCCCAAAAAACATTGGCATTGAAGAGAGTTTTCCCGAGTGGTTCAATGAGCGCGCTGAAAATGAACTCGGCGGTAATTGGGCTGCGATAGCCCATAACCTCAACGTTCCTGCCTATGTTATTCTCCGCGTTAACACCCTAAAATCTCATCGAGCTGATGTGATGGAGGAACTGCGAGAAGCTGGACACACCGTGACCGAATTGCCGGATAGCGAAATTGGAATCATCTTAGAAGGGAGACCTCGGCTGAATCACTTACCTGCTTTTCAAGAAGGACGAATTGAAGTTCAAGACGGTGGTTCGCAACAAATTGCTCCGTTTACAGGTGTAACTGCTGGACAAAAAGTAATCGATGCTTGTGCAGGTGCTGGCGGTAAAACGCTTCACCTTGCTGAAATGATGAAGAATAGAGGTAGCATTGTCTCTATGGACATCGAAGAACGGAAGCTAGGAGAATTAGAGAAACGCGCCCAACGCAGTGGTATCAATATCGTAAAAACGCATCCCATCGATAGCCGCACTACGATTTCTAAATACGAACATTGGGCAGACACCCTCTTGCTAGACGTCCCATGTTCTGGAACGGGGGTCATCAAGCGAGATCCCGATACAAAGTGGAAGCTTCAACCTGAACATTTAGAACGAACACTAGAAATACAGGCGGATATCCTAGAGAGGTATTCCAATATGCTTCGCCCAGGAGGAACCCTGGTATATGCCACTTGCTCCATTTTTAAATCGGAAAACGAAGATCAAGTCCGTAATTTTCTAGAGAATCATCCTGAGTATACTCTAGAACAGGAGGAGCGCGTAAATCCATGTGAGTATGGCGATGGATTCTACATGGCTCGTCTTATCAAAAATGACTAA
- a CDS encoding cation:proton antiporter translates to MIPYAKRLFFSLLFLFPTLSFASDEGHSDPFTKEFLAIFLILIAAVSGRFIARRFKQSEVLGELIIGIALGALLFSLNNRLVTTIRYQNEIREIIEETSDMEAEFDVAVKNYVANETELPDDVQARIVNVMTSEGFLNNFLNANYTLLFSSLGVLLLLFMVGLEVSSAEMIKMGSISFSVATLGVVFPFVLGYLVAEFLIPGIEDQNVAIFVGATLAATSIGITARVFKDANSLQLKESKLVLGAAVIDDIMGLILLAIVSGLVTSGNIDLTEIVVIVAKALLFLVFVYVTERYLLRHVVKFFGFFAGRNTFLLFPFTLLLLFAWLSSVIGLASIVGAFCAGLVLRDDLFKRFKRDHQTIEDLIAPIEGIFAPVFFVLMGFQVDIMAFGNWDVLLAGLMLTVVAIVGKLLAGMFLKKGYDKLLVGIGLVPRGEVGLIFASIGKSIGVLNDELFAVVIIVVILTTLVTPPLLSARLKKVRASANE, encoded by the coding sequence ATGATTCCATACGCTAAGCGTTTATTCTTCAGTCTTTTATTCTTATTTCCAACGCTCTCCTTCGCGTCCGATGAGGGACATAGTGATCCTTTTACGAAGGAATTTTTAGCCATTTTCCTCATTCTTATTGCCGCCGTTTCGGGTCGATTTATTGCCCGTCGTTTTAAGCAAAGTGAGGTTTTGGGGGAGTTGATAATCGGAATAGCACTAGGGGCATTGCTCTTTAGTTTGAACAACCGCTTGGTAACCACCATTCGATATCAGAATGAAATTCGTGAAATCATCGAGGAAACCTCAGATATGGAAGCTGAGTTCGATGTAGCAGTGAAGAACTACGTGGCCAATGAAACCGAGTTGCCCGATGATGTACAAGCTAGGATAGTCAATGTCATGACGTCCGAAGGCTTTTTGAATAATTTTCTAAATGCCAATTACACCTTACTGTTTTCGTCGCTAGGGGTATTGCTGCTGCTCTTCATGGTTGGACTGGAGGTCTCCAGTGCCGAAATGATCAAGATGGGATCTATTAGTTTCTCGGTGGCCACTTTGGGAGTGGTCTTTCCGTTTGTCCTCGGTTACTTGGTGGCAGAATTTCTCATTCCGGGAATTGAAGATCAAAACGTAGCCATCTTTGTGGGGGCAACCCTAGCAGCTACTTCCATTGGAATCACCGCCCGGGTATTTAAGGATGCCAATAGTTTGCAATTAAAGGAAAGTAAGCTTGTTCTAGGTGCAGCGGTTATCGACGATATCATGGGACTGATCCTTCTAGCTATTGTAAGTGGATTAGTGACCAGTGGAAATATCGACCTCACTGAAATTGTGGTAATCGTGGCCAAAGCCCTGTTATTCTTAGTGTTTGTATATGTAACTGAGCGATACCTCCTACGTCATGTAGTCAAGTTTTTTGGCTTCTTTGCAGGGAGAAACACCTTCTTACTCTTTCCATTTACCTTGTTGCTTCTCTTCGCGTGGTTGTCTAGTGTGATTGGCTTAGCCAGCATTGTGGGTGCTTTCTGTGCGGGCTTGGTGTTGCGAGATGATCTCTTCAAGCGCTTCAAACGCGATCATCAAACCATTGAGGATTTGATTGCTCCAATTGAAGGCATCTTTGCACCTGTATTCTTTGTGTTGATGGGATTCCAAGTGGATATCATGGCATTTGGAAATTGGGATGTACTCCTAGCGGGATTGATGCTTACCGTTGTAGCCATTGTTGGAAAACTGTTGGCAGGAATGTTCTTGAAGAAGGGATACGACAAGTTGCTCGTTGGTATCGGTTTGGTGCCAAGGGGTGAAGTAGGATTGATTTTCGCCAGTATTGGTAAATCGATAGGTGTTTTGAATGACGAGCTCTTCGCTGTTGTAATTATTGTTGTCATTCTGACCACTTTAGTGACCCCTCCATTGTTGAGTGCTCGATTGAAGAAAGTGCGAGCATCTGCAAATGAGTGA
- the murQ gene encoding N-acetylmuramic acid 6-phosphate etherase — MAFERITEKSSLYNNLEQQSTEQLLTWINREDHKVPAAIEPIIPIIAELVDKIAERMKMGGRLFYIGAGTSGRLGVVDASECPPTFGVPHGWVIGLIAGGDRAMRKAVEFAEDDTEQAWKDMTEHAIGTNDTVIGIAASGTTPYVIGGLNEARKNGLLTACITCNPDAPVTTAAEIPLVAVTGPEFVTGSTRMKAGTAQKLILNMISTGVMIRLGRVLGNRMVDMHLSNNKLVDRGTRMIMDSTELPYEEANALLVQHGSVRKAIEAHEGK; from the coding sequence ATGGCTTTTGAGCGCATCACAGAGAAGTCATCTCTCTACAACAATCTCGAACAGCAAAGTACTGAACAACTCCTAACGTGGATCAATCGCGAGGATCACAAGGTTCCTGCGGCTATCGAACCCATTATTCCCATCATTGCAGAATTAGTGGATAAGATTGCCGAACGAATGAAAATGGGTGGGCGATTGTTCTACATCGGCGCGGGTACGAGCGGAAGGCTTGGTGTAGTAGATGCCAGCGAATGTCCCCCAACTTTTGGCGTCCCTCATGGATGGGTAATTGGACTCATTGCCGGTGGAGATCGCGCCATGCGAAAGGCGGTTGAATTTGCAGAAGATGACACCGAGCAAGCATGGAAAGACATGACGGAGCACGCCATTGGCACCAACGATACCGTCATTGGAATTGCTGCAAGTGGCACCACACCTTATGTAATTGGCGGACTCAATGAGGCTAGAAAAAATGGACTCCTCACCGCGTGTATCACTTGCAACCCTGATGCTCCCGTTACTACCGCCGCTGAAATACCGCTCGTTGCCGTTACTGGACCAGAATTTGTTACGGGCTCCACTCGCATGAAGGCTGGTACCGCCCAGAAATTGATATTAAATATGATTTCTACCGGCGTGATGATTCGCTTGGGTCGTGTGCTAGGAAACAGAATGGTGGATATGCACCTCAGTAACAACAAGCTAGTAGATCGAGGAACACGAATGATTATGGACAGTACTGAGCTTCCCTATGAAGAAGCCAATGCGCTATTGGTTCAACACGGAAGCGTGCGCAAGGCCATAGAGGCTCATGAAGGCAAATAA
- a CDS encoding WD40/YVTN/BNR-like repeat-containing protein: MNYNSFSESTPKNSLKMYGLKPIKLVSFALLSLVLFSCSDRAPFGDTNYSFRAMDAPDESNIWIAAQHGFWAHSSNSGETWDTGHIAGFDGEIRDIEAWDENTAIAMGIESPGILWKTTNGGKSWVEVYQLDHPSTFFDNMDFNSSGSGIVIGDPIDGKWTILGTHDYGENWTRWSPQTSYSAHPNEVAFAASGSGLICEDSRITFFTGGGANGMRSTDSRLNRTFQTDTSNTFGIYSATLNHKGDILFVGGDYRFPDATHGNGGVLRLVDGQYNFVEFTDPPRGYRSCIIQLSDQSFVCCGPNGVDYSANGLMWTSLTKEGFHVLASPPNKRELWAAGSNGRVVNLTELLP; encoded by the coding sequence ATGAACTATAACAGTTTTTCTGAAAGTACTCCAAAGAACAGCCTCAAAATGTACGGCTTGAAGCCCATAAAACTTGTAAGCTTTGCCCTACTATCACTGGTGCTATTTTCATGTTCCGACCGCGCTCCTTTTGGTGATACGAATTACAGTTTTCGCGCAATGGATGCCCCCGATGAATCGAACATTTGGATTGCTGCACAGCACGGCTTCTGGGCACACTCCTCCAATTCTGGTGAAACTTGGGATACCGGACATATTGCGGGATTTGATGGCGAAATAAGAGATATCGAAGCTTGGGATGAGAACACAGCCATCGCAATGGGAATTGAAAGTCCAGGAATACTGTGGAAAACGACAAACGGTGGTAAATCCTGGGTGGAAGTTTACCAATTGGATCATCCTTCTACTTTTTTTGACAACATGGATTTCAACTCCTCCGGCTCTGGTATTGTTATCGGCGATCCAATAGATGGAAAATGGACCATCCTTGGTACCCATGACTACGGAGAGAATTGGACGCGCTGGAGTCCTCAAACTTCCTATTCTGCTCACCCCAACGAAGTCGCTTTTGCTGCATCTGGTTCTGGATTGATCTGTGAAGATTCTCGAATTACATTCTTTACGGGAGGCGGTGCTAATGGCATGAGAAGCACAGACTCTCGTCTAAACCGCACCTTCCAAACGGATACCAGTAACACCTTTGGCATTTACTCTGCTACCCTCAACCACAAAGGCGACATTTTATTTGTTGGGGGCGATTACAGATTTCCTGATGCTACCCACGGAAATGGAGGGGTTTTGCGATTGGTTGATGGCCAGTACAACTTTGTTGAGTTTACCGATCCTCCTCGTGGATACCGAAGCTGCATCATACAACTCAGCGACCAATCTTTCGTATGCTGTGGGCCCAATGGTGTAGACTATTCTGCCAATGGTTTGATGTGGACTTCTCTCACCAAGGAAGGCTTTCACGTTCTAGCATCTCCCCCAAACAAAAGAGAACTATGGGCCGCAGGTAGCAATGGTAGAGTGGTTAATCTTACAGAGCTGTTACCGTAG